A window of Corallococcus silvisoli contains these coding sequences:
- a CDS encoding ABC transporter permease subunit, whose translation MNRIPLRAWVGLLLLVGLGALSLVAGRLFPEALAHTCPLGWDLNRPDRSVCELAFGGLWVSLAVGLAAGALSTVLGLGVAALARLSGGVTEQVLLRAVDAVFALPDVLVVMVLQLAGQSLMDAGMGGGLGPFGLMVTSLALVGWAGPARMFRDRLATLEGQEYVAAARALGGGGPHVLRVHLWPMLRPFVLAVFLSRLPNAILTESTVSFFGIARMEPMSLGRYLGTSYAALIYEGGGRVVIPAWGLLVLLVLGASLASQALGGGTRRQV comes from the coding sequence GTGAACCGCATCCCGCTTCGCGCCTGGGTGGGCCTGCTCCTCCTCGTGGGCCTGGGCGCCTTGAGCCTGGTGGCCGGCCGCCTGTTCCCCGAAGCCCTCGCGCACACCTGCCCGCTCGGCTGGGACCTGAACCGCCCGGACCGCAGCGTGTGCGAGCTGGCCTTCGGCGGCCTGTGGGTGTCCCTGGCGGTGGGGCTCGCAGCTGGTGCCCTGTCCACCGTGTTGGGGCTTGGCGTCGCGGCGCTCGCGCGGCTGTCCGGCGGCGTGACGGAGCAGGTCCTCCTGCGCGCCGTGGATGCCGTCTTCGCCCTGCCGGACGTGCTCGTGGTGATGGTGCTCCAGCTCGCCGGCCAGTCGCTGATGGACGCGGGCATGGGCGGCGGCCTGGGCCCCTTCGGCTTGATGGTGACGTCGCTGGCCCTGGTGGGCTGGGCGGGCCCCGCACGCATGTTCCGCGACCGCCTGGCCACGCTGGAGGGCCAGGAGTACGTCGCCGCCGCGCGGGCCCTGGGCGGCGGTGGGCCGCACGTCCTGCGCGTGCACCTGTGGCCCATGCTGCGGCCGTTCGTGCTGGCGGTCTTCCTCAGCCGCCTGCCCAACGCCATCCTCACCGAGTCCACGGTGAGCTTCTTCGGCATCGCCCGCATGGAGCCCATGTCGCTGGGCCGCTACCTGGGCACGTCCTACGCGGCGCTCATCTACGAGGGCGGGGGGCGCGTGGTGATTCCCGCCTGGGGGCTGCTGGTCCTGCTCGTGCTCGGCGCCTCGCTCGCTTCCCAGGCGTTGGGGGGAGGTACCCGTCGCCAAGTGTGA
- a CDS encoding response regulator, which translates to MSLPTEEIPLAPARDERPRDDGLRKETVRGSVLVVEDDAAHREFLVELVSGWGYQAMPVGSAEEAEFAVRNKRMDAAIVDVFLPGRSGTTLMSRLRERFPQAVLIGVSAMSDAATARKCKGLGADLFIGKPLDPERLAKALKSKHHSWH; encoded by the coding sequence ATGTCCCTCCCGACGGAAGAAATCCCCCTTGCCCCTGCCCGTGATGAGCGTCCGCGCGACGACGGTCTGCGCAAGGAGACCGTTCGGGGTTCGGTGCTGGTGGTGGAGGACGACGCCGCCCACCGCGAGTTCCTGGTGGAGCTGGTGAGCGGCTGGGGCTACCAGGCCATGCCCGTGGGCAGCGCCGAGGAGGCCGAGTTCGCCGTGCGCAACAAGCGCATGGACGCGGCCATCGTGGACGTGTTCCTGCCCGGCCGCAGCGGCACCACGCTCATGTCCCGGCTGCGGGAGCGCTTCCCGCAGGCGGTCCTCATCGGCGTGAGCGCCATGAGCGACGCGGCCACCGCGCGCAAGTGCAAGGGCCTGGGCGCGGACCTCTTCATCGGCAAGCCGTTGGATCCGGAGCGGCTGGCCAAGGCGCTCAAGTCCAAGCACCACAGCTGGCACTGA
- a CDS encoding YqgE/AlgH family protein produces the protein MKNLASGFLLAMPQLGDPNFYRSVILMIEHGETGSMGLVVNRGAPLTLGELARGQSMDISTERVSQPVFVGGPVEPQRGFVLHDDDTVPEKHPVLPGLYLSVTLDALGPLLQRASPRVRFCLGYAGWGPKQLENEIAAGSWLYADATADAVLGHDPAKLWDATLRGLGVDPAMLVMGKGMN, from the coding sequence GTGAAGAACCTCGCTTCCGGCTTCCTGCTGGCCATGCCCCAGCTTGGAGACCCGAACTTCTACCGGTCGGTCATCCTGATGATCGAACACGGGGAGACGGGCTCCATGGGGCTCGTCGTGAATCGGGGAGCGCCCCTGACGCTGGGTGAGCTGGCGCGCGGTCAGTCGATGGACATCTCGACGGAGCGCGTGTCGCAGCCGGTGTTCGTGGGCGGCCCGGTGGAGCCCCAGCGGGGCTTCGTCCTGCATGACGACGACACCGTGCCGGAGAAGCACCCGGTCCTGCCCGGCCTGTACCTGAGCGTCACCCTGGACGCGCTGGGGCCCCTGTTGCAGCGGGCGAGCCCTCGGGTGCGCTTCTGCCTGGGCTACGCGGGCTGGGGGCCCAAGCAGTTGGAGAATGAGATCGCCGCCGGTTCGTGGCTGTATGCCGACGCCACCGCGGACGCGGTGCTGGGACACGACCCGGCCAAGCTGTGGGATGCCACCCTGCGCGGCCTGGGGGTGGACCCGGCCATGTTGGTGATGGGGAAAGGGATGAACTGA
- a CDS encoding BolA family protein, whose amino-acid sequence MLDAETLRRYLLDALPGSEVELNDTTGTGDHFEARVVSPAFTGKTMVEQHQLVYAPLQPWLKSGELHALALKTYSPEQWKKLGPR is encoded by the coding sequence ATGCTCGACGCCGAGACGCTTCGCCGTTACCTCCTCGATGCCCTGCCGGGCTCCGAGGTGGAGTTGAACGACACCACGGGGACGGGGGACCACTTCGAGGCGCGCGTCGTCTCCCCGGCCTTCACCGGCAAGACGATGGTGGAGCAGCACCAGCTCGTCTATGCGCCCCTGCAGCCGTGGTTGAAGTCCGGAGAGCTGCACGCGCTCGCGCTCAAGACCTATTCGCCCGAGCAGTGGAAGAAGCTCGGGCCCCGCTGA
- the grxD gene encoding Grx4 family monothiol glutaredoxin, which produces MDPTLKAQFDDTVKSHPIVLFMKGNALFPQCGFSARALQLLQPLGPVHTVDVLADPAVRQGIKDYSNWPTIPQVYIHGKFVGGSDILMELAERGELQDLVAAGGK; this is translated from the coding sequence ATGGATCCGACCCTCAAGGCCCAGTTCGACGACACGGTGAAGTCCCACCCCATCGTCCTCTTCATGAAGGGCAATGCCCTGTTCCCGCAGTGCGGCTTCTCCGCGCGAGCCCTCCAGCTGCTGCAGCCGCTGGGGCCGGTGCACACGGTGGACGTGCTCGCGGACCCCGCCGTGCGCCAGGGCATCAAGGACTACTCCAACTGGCCCACGATTCCGCAGGTCTACATCCACGGGAAGTTCGTGGGGGGCTCGGACATCCTGATGGAGCTGGCCGAGCGCGGCGAGCTGCAGGACCTGGTCGCCGCCGGCGGCAAGTAG
- a CDS encoding DUF2914 domain-containing protein produces the protein MLTVTPPDSKPQDASTEVPGVPATGAGGPLPPGANVAVATTAGVADPDDLVSTEKTPTLVDRVQAFRAKYERQEMALFFFAGFLYDVLTLSPIDDALTEVQNFAYLAILAGLLVLEQRYPEGVEPPRFLVKVWRFREDALHFFLGSLLSAFTLFLFKSSSGITSLLFLGGMFLLLVANELPRFRQLGPVIRVALFSLCVTLYFASLLPVLLGRVGWWIFTLSVAMGCGSVYGLLRVLRRWRPDAAVLLRTVAVPGFGVQALLLGCYFLGVIPPVPLAVQYSGIYHAVKRVSPGVYHLTSEARPWWRFWTAWHHGDQDFTVRPGEQPVYFFRIFAPKGFERYRVRVRWFFDHPQKGWTALGNGYLATVSSNGTEGGYRYYAQPGTTPKPGDWRVVLETEDGHEINRLGFTVTADTRTEPRPVKVDVSTLKVIEPLPLEEWEKTQPPAAVAAPANEAPGAQGAPAPGAPTAPAP, from the coding sequence GTGCTCACCGTCACACCGCCTGATTCGAAGCCGCAGGACGCGTCCACCGAAGTGCCGGGAGTGCCAGCCACTGGAGCCGGGGGCCCGCTTCCGCCGGGGGCGAACGTCGCGGTCGCCACGACGGCGGGGGTGGCGGACCCGGACGACCTGGTCTCCACGGAGAAGACGCCCACGCTGGTGGACCGGGTGCAGGCGTTCCGCGCGAAGTACGAGCGGCAGGAGATGGCCCTCTTCTTCTTCGCGGGCTTCCTCTACGACGTCCTCACGCTGAGCCCCATCGACGATGCGCTCACGGAGGTGCAGAACTTCGCCTACCTGGCCATCCTCGCGGGCCTGCTGGTGCTGGAGCAGCGCTACCCCGAAGGCGTGGAGCCGCCCCGCTTCCTGGTGAAGGTGTGGCGCTTCCGCGAGGACGCGCTGCACTTCTTCCTGGGCAGCCTGCTGAGCGCCTTCACGCTGTTCCTGTTCAAGAGCTCCTCGGGCATCACGTCCCTGCTGTTCCTCGGGGGGATGTTCCTGCTGCTGGTGGCGAACGAGCTGCCGCGCTTCCGGCAGCTGGGGCCCGTCATCCGCGTGGCCCTCTTCAGCCTGTGCGTGACGCTCTACTTCGCGTCGCTCCTGCCGGTGCTGTTGGGCCGGGTGGGGTGGTGGATCTTCACGCTCTCCGTGGCCATGGGCTGCGGGAGCGTCTACGGGCTCCTGCGCGTGCTGCGGCGGTGGCGCCCGGACGCGGCGGTGCTGCTGCGCACGGTGGCGGTGCCCGGCTTCGGCGTGCAGGCGCTGCTGCTGGGGTGCTACTTCCTGGGCGTGATTCCGCCGGTGCCGCTGGCGGTGCAGTACAGCGGCATCTACCACGCGGTGAAGCGCGTCTCCCCGGGCGTGTATCACCTGACGTCGGAGGCGCGGCCGTGGTGGCGGTTCTGGACGGCGTGGCACCACGGCGACCAGGACTTCACGGTGCGGCCCGGCGAGCAGCCCGTGTACTTCTTCCGCATCTTCGCGCCCAAGGGCTTCGAGCGGTACCGCGTGCGCGTGCGCTGGTTCTTCGACCACCCGCAGAAGGGCTGGACGGCGCTGGGCAATGGCTACCTCGCCACGGTGAGCAGCAACGGCACGGAGGGCGGCTACCGCTACTACGCGCAGCCGGGCACCACGCCCAAGCCGGGCGACTGGCGCGTCGTGCTGGAGACGGAGGACGGGCACGAAATCAACCGCCTGGGCTTCACCGTCACCGCCGACACGCGCACGGAGCCGCGCCCCGTGAAGGTGGACGTGTCCACGCTCAAGGTCATCGAGCCCCTGCCGCTGGAGGAGTGGGAGAAGACGCAGCCTCCGGCGGCGGTGGCGGCGCCCGCGAACGAGGCTCCCGGCGCGCAGGGGGCCCCTGCGCCCGGGGCTCCTACGGCGCCGGCGCCTTGA
- a CDS encoding 16S rRNA (uracil(1498)-N(3))-methyltransferase gives MNLLLLFDEDFQPDGTARLTGRRAQHAREVLKAEAGESLRVGRLDGPTGAGEVLENAPGLLHLRVTLDEAPPPRAGVDLLLAIPRPKALKKVLPAVASLGVDRVVLVNAARVEKSYFDSKVLNEAFVRELLHQGLEQARDTRPPQVLVRERFRPFVEDELDTVFGTEALRLLPHPPARQPLQAAGVAGARRVVLAIGPDGGWVPFEAQLLEAHGFQPFSLGPRILRVETAVPVLLGQVMLLKAPAP, from the coding sequence GTGAACCTGCTCCTGCTCTTCGACGAGGACTTCCAGCCGGACGGCACCGCCCGGCTCACCGGGCGCCGCGCCCAGCACGCCCGCGAGGTCCTCAAGGCCGAAGCCGGCGAGTCCCTGCGCGTGGGCCGCCTGGACGGCCCCACCGGCGCGGGCGAGGTCCTGGAGAACGCCCCCGGCCTGCTCCACCTGCGCGTCACCCTGGACGAGGCCCCGCCCCCGCGCGCGGGCGTGGACCTGCTCCTGGCCATCCCCCGCCCCAAGGCGCTCAAGAAGGTGCTGCCCGCGGTGGCCTCCCTGGGCGTGGACCGGGTGGTGCTGGTGAACGCGGCCCGCGTGGAGAAGAGCTACTTCGACTCCAAGGTGCTCAACGAGGCCTTCGTGCGCGAGCTGCTCCACCAGGGTCTGGAGCAGGCCCGCGACACTCGCCCTCCCCAGGTGCTGGTGCGCGAGCGCTTCCGCCCCTTCGTCGAGGACGAGCTGGACACGGTCTTCGGCACGGAGGCCCTGCGCCTGCTGCCCCACCCTCCGGCCCGGCAGCCCCTCCAGGCCGCGGGCGTCGCGGGCGCCCGGCGCGTGGTGCTCGCCATTGGCCCGGACGGCGGCTGGGTGCCCTTCGAGGCCCAGCTGCTGGAGGCCCACGGCTTCCAGCCCTTCTCCCTGGGCCCCCGCATCCTGCGCGTGGAGACGGCGGTGCCCGTGCTCCTGGGTCAGGTGATGCTGCTCAAGGCGCCGGCGCCGTAG
- a CDS encoding tRNA-uridine aminocarboxypropyltransferase, which translates to MRSFCIRCLRPESACYCAHVPQLQTRTRVVFLQHPRERRVAIGTARMAHLSLPNSELHRGVDFTGHARLEELARRPERVAVLFPGEEAISVEEAQANPPETLIVVDGTWPQAKKVVMRNPVLAALPRIGFVPRRPSNYRIRAEPADHCVSTIEAVAEILGQLEGKPDYFDRMLGAFEFMVDTQLDRQESRTGPGRRRLYKSEWRPPLELRSLAEAADRLVLFYAEANAHPLEAAIAPELVHLVACRLTTGERFEAVIAPEQPLAHSTSLHVELPEETLLAGEPRAEALARFEAFLRPEDELTVWTTFALDLLWAGGLSRRPARNVRLAAARALKGKAGGVEQAVALLKSPGVGTWARGRAGRRISALESVVRELVARGNATQPPAKLPRTGTER; encoded by the coding sequence GTGCGTTCCTTCTGCATCCGGTGTCTGCGTCCCGAGAGCGCGTGCTACTGCGCGCACGTCCCCCAGCTTCAGACGCGCACGCGCGTGGTGTTCCTCCAGCACCCCCGGGAGCGGCGCGTGGCCATTGGCACCGCGCGCATGGCCCACCTGTCGCTGCCCAACTCGGAGCTGCACCGGGGCGTGGACTTCACCGGCCACGCGCGGCTGGAGGAGCTGGCCCGCCGCCCGGAGCGCGTCGCGGTGCTCTTCCCCGGCGAGGAAGCCATCTCCGTGGAGGAGGCCCAGGCGAACCCGCCGGAGACGCTCATCGTCGTGGATGGCACCTGGCCGCAGGCGAAGAAGGTGGTGATGCGCAACCCGGTGCTCGCGGCGCTGCCGCGCATCGGCTTCGTGCCGCGCCGCCCGAGCAACTACCGCATCCGCGCGGAGCCCGCCGACCACTGCGTCTCCACCATCGAGGCGGTCGCGGAGATCCTGGGGCAGCTGGAGGGCAAGCCGGACTACTTCGACCGCATGCTGGGGGCGTTCGAGTTCATGGTGGACACGCAGCTGGACCGGCAGGAGTCGCGCACGGGGCCCGGCCGACGCCGGCTCTACAAGAGCGAGTGGCGGCCGCCGCTGGAGCTGCGCTCGCTGGCGGAGGCCGCGGACCGGCTGGTGCTCTTCTACGCGGAGGCGAACGCGCACCCGTTGGAGGCGGCCATCGCGCCGGAGCTGGTGCACCTGGTCGCGTGCCGCCTCACCACCGGGGAGCGCTTCGAGGCGGTCATCGCGCCGGAGCAGCCGCTCGCGCACAGCACGTCGCTGCACGTCGAGCTGCCGGAGGAGACGCTGCTCGCCGGTGAGCCGCGCGCGGAGGCGCTCGCGCGCTTCGAGGCGTTCCTGCGGCCAGAGGACGAGCTGACGGTGTGGACGACGTTCGCCCTGGACCTGCTCTGGGCGGGGGGCCTGTCGCGCAGGCCCGCGCGCAACGTGCGGCTCGCCGCGGCGCGGGCCCTCAAGGGCAAGGCGGGCGGCGTGGAGCAGGCGGTGGCGCTGCTCAAGTCTCCGGGCGTGGGGACGTGGGCCCGGGGCCGCGCCGGGCGGCGCATCAGCGCGTTGGAGTCCGTGGTGCGCGAGCTGGTGGCCCGTGGAAACGCCACCCAGCCGCCCGCGAAGCTGCCCCGCACCGGCACCGAGCGCTGA
- a CDS encoding acyltransferase family protein, with amino-acid sequence MNGFGPALSFRQTRHPALDGARGLAVLAMVMGHTLDALLAPALRDHPWVQQYWKLRGITAPLFLLVSGWAVVMALGTKPGAAKDSFGRRFRRALLLLFLGYLLHWPGWGAVRDLGFSDAMLGKVFQFDALQCIGASLLLGAVALVLTPHQGARALLLGGLAVGIPLASAVLWQAGAHLPVPVQQFIGNGEGSRFPFFPWAGFFFAGAFAAHGLHLLKPGPAQGFALLALGGALLGVTHWVPVEWTPTSPTMVMYRVAQGLLVLGAVNLLPRRLSGALAPLGRLSLWIYVLHLPVVYGWADIAGLSQRIGPRLGMAAALGVSVALLAGCYLIARFGRWVREQARPWRSGSTTLDVSSARMGP; translated from the coding sequence TTGAACGGATTCGGCCCCGCGCTCAGCTTCCGGCAGACCCGGCACCCCGCGCTCGATGGCGCACGGGGTCTGGCGGTGCTCGCCATGGTGATGGGGCACACGCTGGATGCGCTGCTGGCGCCCGCGCTCCGCGACCACCCGTGGGTCCAGCAGTACTGGAAGCTGCGCGGCATCACCGCGCCGCTGTTCCTGCTGGTGAGCGGCTGGGCGGTGGTGATGGCGCTGGGCACGAAGCCGGGCGCGGCGAAGGACTCCTTCGGCCGCCGGTTCCGCCGGGCGCTCCTGCTGCTGTTCCTGGGCTACCTGCTGCACTGGCCGGGCTGGGGCGCGGTGCGCGACCTGGGCTTCTCCGACGCCATGCTGGGCAAGGTCTTCCAGTTCGACGCGCTCCAGTGCATTGGCGCGTCGCTGCTCCTGGGCGCCGTGGCGCTGGTCCTGACGCCGCACCAGGGCGCGCGGGCGCTGCTGCTGGGCGGACTGGCCGTGGGCATCCCGCTGGCGAGCGCCGTGCTGTGGCAGGCGGGCGCGCACCTCCCGGTGCCGGTGCAGCAGTTCATCGGCAATGGCGAGGGCAGCCGCTTCCCCTTCTTCCCCTGGGCGGGCTTCTTCTTCGCGGGCGCCTTCGCCGCCCACGGCCTGCACTTGTTGAAGCCGGGCCCGGCCCAGGGCTTCGCGCTGCTGGCGCTGGGTGGAGCGCTGCTGGGGGTCACCCACTGGGTCCCCGTCGAGTGGACGCCCACCAGCCCCACGATGGTGATGTACCGCGTGGCGCAGGGCCTGTTGGTGCTGGGGGCCGTGAACCTGCTGCCGCGGCGGCTGAGTGGCGCGCTGGCGCCGCTGGGGCGCCTGTCGCTGTGGATCTACGTGCTGCACCTGCCGGTGGTGTACGGCTGGGCGGACATCGCGGGCCTCTCGCAGCGCATCGGGCCCCGGCTGGGCATGGCGGCGGCGCTGGGCGTGTCCGTGGCCCTGCTGGCGGGCTGCTACCTCATCGCCCGGTTCGGGCGCTGGGTGCGCGAGCAGGCCCGGCCCTGGCGCTCCGGTTCGACGACGCTGGACGTCAGCAGCGCCCGCATGGGCCCGTAG
- a CDS encoding cytochrome-c peroxidase: MLRNRLLLGLTFSVMGLGPLPGCERAPEAREAPPVTPTAPEAPAVKPAAPDAAAVAKLASHFFQAPRGEAPLPVDTEAQVALGRMLFHEPRLSKNHDVSCNSCHGLDTFGVDNKALSDGHRGQKGSRNSPTVYNAARHIAQFWDGRAATLEAQAEGPMMNPVEMAMPDAKRVEVTLSSMPEYTARFRAAFPKEARPVTLAHAARALAAFERTLTTPSRFDRFLSGEHAALTAQEQRGLEAFVTTGCTTCHNGPAVGGASFQKLGLVEAYPNLTDAGRFDATKNEDDRGYFRVPTLRNVEKTAPYLHDGSVKDLPSMVRLMGRYQLGRTLKDGEVDDLVAFLKSLTGELPPTERIAAPPLPPSTKRTPKPDPS, encoded by the coding sequence GTGCTGCGAAATCGACTGCTCCTTGGCCTCACGTTCTCCGTCATGGGCCTGGGCCCGCTCCCCGGCTGTGAGCGCGCTCCTGAAGCCCGCGAGGCCCCGCCCGTGACGCCGACCGCGCCGGAGGCGCCCGCGGTGAAGCCCGCGGCGCCGGACGCCGCGGCGGTGGCGAAGCTGGCCTCGCACTTCTTCCAGGCGCCGCGCGGGGAAGCGCCGCTGCCCGTGGACACCGAGGCGCAGGTGGCCCTGGGGCGCATGCTCTTCCATGAGCCCCGGCTGTCGAAGAACCACGACGTGTCCTGCAACAGCTGCCATGGGCTCGACACCTTCGGCGTGGACAACAAGGCGCTGTCGGACGGCCACCGGGGGCAGAAGGGCAGCCGCAACTCGCCCACCGTCTACAACGCGGCCCGGCACATCGCGCAGTTCTGGGATGGCCGCGCCGCGACGCTGGAGGCCCAGGCCGAAGGCCCGATGATGAACCCGGTGGAGATGGCCATGCCGGACGCGAAGCGCGTCGAGGTCACGCTCTCCTCCATGCCCGAGTACACCGCGCGCTTCCGCGCCGCCTTCCCCAAGGAGGCCCGGCCGGTGACGCTGGCCCACGCGGCCCGGGCCCTGGCCGCCTTCGAGCGCACGCTCACCACGCCCTCGCGCTTCGACCGCTTCCTCTCGGGCGAGCACGCCGCCCTCACCGCGCAGGAGCAGCGCGGCCTGGAGGCCTTCGTCACCACCGGCTGCACCACCTGCCACAACGGCCCGGCGGTGGGCGGCGCGTCGTTCCAGAAGCTGGGGTTGGTGGAGGCGTATCCGAACCTCACCGACGCGGGCCGCTTCGACGCGACGAAGAACGAGGACGACCGGGGCTACTTCCGCGTGCCCACCCTGCGCAACGTGGAGAAGACCGCGCCCTACCTGCACGACGGCAGCGTGAAGGACCTGCCCTCGATGGTGCGCCTGATGGGCCGCTACCAGCTGGGGCGCACGCTGAAGGACGGGGAGGTGGACGACCTGGTGGCCTTCCTGAAGAGCCTGACCGGGGAGCTCCCGCCCACGGAGCGCATCGCCGCGCCGCCCCTGCCCCCCAGCACGAAACGCACGCCCAAGCCGGATCCGTCGTAG
- a CDS encoding chondroitinase-B domain-containing protein, translated as MRSVPLALLLLPLTASAAQKSVSSVDGLQAALATAKAGDDIVLEDGTYTVNANLGCSAEGIQDQPITVRARNRHAALVRFNAVEGFKVSGRYWTFDGLTVEGICARDEDCEHAFHVTGHAEGFVLRDSRVRDFNAQLKVNAAKNASGVWEMPHRGLIERNEIHDTHARATATPVTKLNIDTGDDWVVRDNDLHDFSKQGGIAYGAFMKSGGKRGLFERNRVVCVKDSPGGDTRIGLSFGGGGTAPEFCAPAFDASVPCTPEHSDGVLRNNIVANCSDVAIYLNKAANTRVLFNTFIGTTGVDFRFAATTGEAHGNVLSSAIRTRDGASFTAGTNRANVDTATWTSWYMAPLQGDLTRKGDVSSLIGAGTRNALVTDDFCARPRPTVAASTLGALEHSLGDCTTGPADAGTGGDAGTGADAGVSDAGTGADAGTADAGTGADAGVPDGGTGPVKDREVEGGCSTSAGLLLPALLMLLPLASRRRSRPTRQ; from the coding sequence ATGCGAAGTGTCCCCCTCGCGCTGCTCCTGCTGCCCCTCACGGCCAGCGCCGCGCAGAAGAGCGTCTCCTCCGTGGACGGCCTCCAGGCCGCGCTCGCCACCGCGAAGGCCGGAGACGACATCGTCCTGGAGGACGGCACGTACACCGTCAACGCGAACCTGGGCTGCTCCGCGGAGGGGATCCAGGACCAGCCCATCACGGTGCGCGCGCGCAACCGCCACGCGGCGCTCGTCCGCTTCAACGCGGTGGAGGGGTTCAAGGTGTCGGGCCGGTACTGGACCTTCGACGGCCTCACGGTGGAGGGCATCTGCGCGCGCGACGAGGACTGCGAGCACGCCTTCCACGTCACCGGCCACGCGGAGGGGTTCGTCCTGCGCGACAGCCGCGTGCGCGACTTCAACGCGCAGCTCAAGGTGAACGCGGCGAAGAACGCCAGCGGCGTCTGGGAGATGCCCCACCGGGGCCTCATCGAACGCAATGAAATCCACGACACGCACGCGCGGGCGACCGCCACGCCGGTCACCAAGCTGAACATCGACACCGGTGACGACTGGGTGGTCCGCGACAACGACCTGCATGACTTCTCCAAGCAAGGCGGCATCGCCTATGGCGCCTTCATGAAGAGCGGCGGCAAGCGGGGCCTCTTCGAACGCAACCGCGTGGTGTGCGTGAAGGACTCGCCCGGGGGAGACACGCGCATCGGGCTGTCCTTCGGCGGAGGTGGCACGGCTCCGGAGTTCTGCGCGCCGGCCTTCGACGCGTCCGTGCCGTGCACGCCGGAGCACTCGGACGGAGTGCTGCGCAACAACATCGTCGCGAACTGCTCGGACGTCGCCATCTATCTGAACAAGGCCGCGAACACGCGGGTGCTGTTCAACACGTTCATTGGCACCACGGGCGTGGACTTCCGCTTCGCGGCCACCACGGGCGAGGCCCACGGCAACGTGCTGTCGTCCGCCATCCGCACCCGCGACGGCGCCAGCTTCACGGCGGGCACGAACCGGGCGAACGTGGACACCGCCACCTGGACGTCCTGGTACATGGCACCGCTCCAGGGGGACCTGACGCGAAAGGGCGACGTGTCCTCGCTGATCGGCGCGGGCACGAGGAACGCCCTGGTGACGGATGACTTCTGCGCGCGGCCCCGGCCCACGGTGGCCGCGTCCACGCTGGGCGCGCTGGAGCACTCGCTGGGGGACTGCACGACGGGCCCCGCCGACGCGGGCACCGGCGGTGATGCGGGCACCGGCGCGGATGCGGGCGTCTCGGACGCAGGCACTGGCGCGGACGCAGGCACGGCCGACGCGGGCACCGGCGCGGATGCGGGCGTCCCGGATGGAGGGACGGGGCCCGTGAAGGACCGGGAGGTCGAGGGCGGCTGCAGCACGAGCGCAGGTCTGCTGCTTCCCGCCCTGCTCATGCTCCTGCCGCTAGCCTCGCGTCGGCGCTCGCGTCCCACGCGTCAGTGA
- a CDS encoding DUF4476 domain-containing protein, protein MKALTLAVALLTSAASLAQTAPRPEDSVNAAASELRRAPPPGHSTPRPVPQPSRNLAIIDREQMERRIDRLENALRDAMSRTRDNKGREGIRAAMEELDKLSEYIDDAAPYGTGLPPPGNIPLPPAPPPPPRPVAEAQFRSISQAMIRESSSREKLRILSQVAPNENFLVSHVLSLLEQFSFSSDKLEVVRLMRPTLLDPQNGYQLYQAFAFSSDKAKLQTILDSGGRY, encoded by the coding sequence ATGAAGGCCCTGACCCTCGCTGTCGCGCTGCTCACCTCCGCCGCATCGCTCGCCCAGACCGCGCCTCGCCCGGAGGACAGCGTCAACGCCGCGGCCTCCGAGCTGCGCCGCGCGCCGCCCCCCGGCCACTCGACGCCGCGCCCGGTGCCGCAGCCCTCGCGCAACCTGGCCATCATCGACCGCGAGCAGATGGAGCGCCGCATCGACCGGCTGGAGAACGCGCTGCGCGACGCGATGTCCCGCACGCGTGACAACAAGGGCCGCGAGGGCATCCGCGCCGCGATGGAGGAGCTGGACAAGCTGAGCGAGTACATCGACGACGCCGCGCCCTACGGCACGGGCCTGCCGCCGCCGGGCAACATCCCGCTCCCGCCGGCGCCGCCGCCCCCGCCGCGTCCCGTCGCGGAGGCGCAGTTCCGCAGCATCTCCCAGGCGATGATCCGCGAGTCCAGCTCGCGCGAGAAGCTGCGCATCCTCTCGCAGGTGGCGCCGAACGAGAACTTCCTCGTGTCGCACGTGCTGAGCCTGCTGGAGCAGTTCTCCTTCTCCAGCGACAAGCTGGAGGTGGTGCGCCTCATGCGGCCCACGCTGTTGGATCCGCAGAACGGCTACCAGCTGTACCAAGCGTTCGCGTTCTCCAGCGACAAGGCGAAGCTGCAGACCATCCTGGATAGCGGCGGGCGCTACTAG